The Maylandia zebra isolate NMK-2024a linkage group LG7, Mzebra_GT3a, whole genome shotgun sequence genome contains a region encoding:
- the aif1l gene encoding allograft inflammatory factor 1-like — MPSSKNLQGGKAFGLLKDQQRQKLEEINQEYLEDQKYSDEEDLAEKLEGFKNKYAEFDLNDQGEIDLMGLKRMMEKLGVPKTHLELKKMIVEVTGGSSNTINYRDFVKMMLGKRSAVLKLVLVFEDKANGSPCKPAGPPPKRDIASLP, encoded by the exons ATGCCTTCAAGTAAAAATCTCCAag GTGGAAAAGCCTTCGGGCTGTTAAAAGACCAGCAAAGGCAAAAACTGGAAGAAATAAACCAG GAGTACCTGGAAGACCAGAAATACAGTGATGAAGAAGACCTGGCTGAAAAGTTGGAAGGTTTCAAAA ATAAATATGCTGAGTTTGACCTGAACGACCAAGGAGAGATtg ATCTGATGGGTCTCAAGCGGATGATGGAGAAACTGGGAGTGCCCAAGACCCACTTGGAGTTGAAAAAAATGATCGTGGAGGTGACAGGCGGCAGCAGCAACACCATTAACTACAGGGACTTTGTCAAGATGATGCTTGGCAAGCGCTCAGCTGTGCTCAAATT AGTTTTGGTTtttgaagacaaagccaatggCTCTCCCTGCAAGCCGGCCGGACCCCCTCCAAAGCGGGACATCGCTAGCCTTCCTTAA